The window GTTGGTACCTTGCAATCTTACAATAATGGGCACTTGAATGGCATCGCCCATATTTTTATAGGCATCCACAACTCCTTGTGCCACACGGTCGCAACGCACGATTCCACCAAAGATATTGATAAGAATGGCCTTTACGTTGGGATCCTTTAGGATGATACGGAAAGCTTCCTCCACCCTTTTGGCATCGGCAGTTCCACCTACATCCAAGAAGTTGGCTGGTTCTCCACCCGCCATTTTGATCAAATCCATGGTCGCCATGGCCAAACCGGCACCGTTTACCATACAGCCCACGTTGCCATCCAAATCCACATAGTTTAGGCCAACTTCACGAGCTTCCACCTCGATGGGGTTCTCCTCACGAAGGTCTCGCATTTCGGCGTAGGATTTTCTTCTGTACAGTGCGTTATCATCTATGGTTACTTTGGCGTCAACAGCCATAATTTTATCGTCCGATGTCTTCAATACCGGGTTGATTTCAAAAAGACTGGCATCACTTTCTACGTATGCTTTGTAAAGTGACATCACGAATTTGGTCATTTCCTTAAAAGCCGTTCCGGACAAACCTAGGTTAAAGGCAATCCTACGGGCTTGGAAAGGCAACAATCCCAATCCTGGGTCTACCTCTTCTGTAAAAATCAAATGCGGGGTTTTTTCGGCCACTTCTTCAATGTCCAT is drawn from Flagellimonas sp. MMG031 and contains these coding sequences:
- the sucC gene encoding ADP-forming succinate--CoA ligase subunit beta, which gives rise to MNLHEYQGKEILASFGVRIQRGIVAHNAKEAVDAAKQLTEETGTGWHVIKAQVHAGGRGKGGGVKLAKNLKEVEELAGSIIGMNLVTPQTSAEGKKVHQVLVAEDVYYPGDSETSEFYMSVLLNRGTGRNMIMYSTEGGMDIEEVAEKTPHLIFTEEVDPGLGLLPFQARRIAFNLGLSGTAFKEMTKFVMSLYKAYVESDASLFEINPVLKTSDDKIMAVDAKVTIDDNALYRRKSYAEMRDLREENPIEVEAREVGLNYVDLDGNVGCMVNGAGLAMATMDLIKMAGGEPANFLDVGGTADAKRVEEAFRIILKDPNVKAILINIFGGIVRCDRVAQGVVDAYKNMGDAIQVPIIVRLQGTNAELAKEIIDNSGLAVHSAVQFKEAADKVEEVLS